From a single Microbacterium murale genomic region:
- the ilvD gene encoding dihydroxy-acid dehydratase has product MSPQDPSSSNAPIDIKPRSRVVTDGIEATTSRGMLRAVGMGDADWDKPQIGIASSWNEITPCNLSLDRLAQSAKEGVHSGGGYPLQFGTISVSDGISMGHEGMHFSLVSREVIADSVETVIMAERLDGTVLLAGCDKSIPGMLMASARLGLSSVFLYAGSIAPGWVKLSDGTEKDITIIDSFEGVGAHRAGRMSAEDLKRIECAFAPGEGACGGMYTANTMASVGEALGLSLPGSAAPPSADRRRDYFAHRSGEAVVNLLRQGITTKDILTPEAFENAIALAMALGGSTNVVLHLLAIAREAQVELNLHDFNRIGDKTPHIADMKPFGKYVMNDVDRQGGIPVIMKAMLDEGLLHGDALTVTGKTLAENLAELDPQPLDGEVIHTFDNPIHASGGITILHGSLAPEGAVVKSAGFDADVFEGPARVFERERAAMDALADGKINAGDVIVIRYEGPKGGPGMREMLAITGAIKGAGLGKDVLLLTDGRFSGGTTGLCIGHIAPEAVDAGPIAFVRDGDLIRVDIAARTLDLLVDEAELASRRSGWEPLPPRYTRGVLAKYSRLVRSAAEGATTG; this is encoded by the coding sequence ATGTCCCCGCAAGATCCTTCTTCTTCGAACGCGCCCATTGACATCAAGCCCCGCAGCCGCGTCGTCACCGACGGCATCGAGGCCACGACCTCGCGAGGAATGCTCCGTGCCGTCGGCATGGGTGACGCGGACTGGGATAAGCCCCAGATCGGCATCGCATCGAGCTGGAACGAGATCACGCCATGCAACCTGAGCCTTGACCGCCTGGCGCAGTCGGCGAAGGAAGGCGTGCACTCCGGTGGCGGCTACCCGCTGCAGTTCGGCACGATCTCGGTGTCGGACGGGATCTCGATGGGGCACGAGGGCATGCACTTCTCCCTCGTGTCGCGCGAGGTCATCGCAGACTCGGTCGAGACCGTCATCATGGCCGAGCGCCTCGACGGCACTGTGCTGCTGGCAGGCTGCGACAAGTCGATCCCCGGCATGCTCATGGCCAGCGCACGCCTCGGCCTCTCCAGCGTGTTCCTGTATGCGGGCTCGATCGCGCCGGGCTGGGTGAAGCTCTCGGACGGCACCGAGAAGGACATCACGATCATCGACTCGTTCGAAGGCGTAGGGGCCCACCGCGCCGGTCGGATGAGTGCAGAGGATCTCAAGCGAATCGAATGCGCATTCGCACCGGGCGAGGGCGCGTGCGGCGGCATGTACACCGCCAACACGATGGCATCGGTCGGTGAGGCCCTCGGGCTGAGCCTGCCCGGTTCGGCAGCCCCGCCGTCGGCAGACCGTCGCCGCGACTACTTCGCACACCGCTCCGGTGAGGCCGTCGTGAACCTGCTCCGCCAAGGCATCACGACCAAGGACATCCTGACGCCCGAGGCCTTCGAGAACGCCATCGCCCTTGCAATGGCACTCGGCGGCTCCACCAATGTCGTGCTGCACCTGCTCGCGATCGCCCGTGAGGCGCAGGTCGAGCTGAACCTGCACGACTTCAACCGCATCGGTGACAAGACGCCGCACATCGCCGACATGAAGCCGTTCGGCAAGTACGTCATGAACGACGTCGACCGTCAGGGCGGCATCCCCGTCATCATGAAGGCCATGCTCGACGAGGGCCTGCTGCACGGCGACGCGCTCACCGTCACGGGCAAGACGCTCGCCGAGAACCTCGCAGAGCTCGATCCGCAGCCGCTCGACGGCGAGGTCATCCATACCTTCGACAACCCGATCCATGCCTCAGGCGGCATCACGATCCTGCACGGTTCGCTCGCACCCGAGGGCGCCGTCGTGAAGTCGGCCGGGTTCGACGCCGATGTGTTCGAGGGGCCCGCCCGAGTGTTCGAGCGCGAGCGCGCAGCGATGGACGCACTCGCCGACGGCAAGATCAACGCGGGTGATGTGATCGTGATCCGTTACGAGGGCCCGAAGGGCGGACCCGGTATGCGCGAGATGCTCGCGATCACCGGTGCCATCAAGGGCGCCGGCCTCGGCAAAGATGTACTACTGTTGACTGACGGACGATTCTCAGGCGGCACAACCGGCCTGTGCATCGGCCACATAGCACCCGAAGCGGTGGACGCAGGTCCTATCGCCTTCGTGCGCGATGGTGATCTGATACGGGTCGATATCGCAGCTCGCACTCTTGACTTACTCGTCGATGAGGCAGAGCTCGCCTCCCGCCGCTCTGGCTGGGAGCCGCTTCCCCCGCGCTATACCCGTGGCGTTCTTGCCAAATACTCGCGACTCGTGCGTTCCGCTGCGGAAGGCGCGACGACCGGTTGA
- a CDS encoding MFS transporter: MTKTHIVSRTNLLREAGLAYFIVAFIARLPFAMMVVGVLTVAVSARGSLSLGGLTSAAVGLGTACFGPLLGAAADRFGQRVVLLTLAIANATTLVVFTVVVYGVAADPFVLLAAFGIGATAPQVAPMSRSRLVAIIDERMPESVRARTLSGTMAYESAADETVFVFGPFLVGVLASLIAPWAPLVIAAALTVLFVGAFALHPSGSHISRDRDADGRATSRAAELFRADLLVVVIGILGVGIFFGTMLTSLTSFMADRGAPEQAGLLYGVMGVGSAILALGVAWLPPRFSLRARWLVFSGTLLLGSLLLGFVDTTIGMTAALAIMGVGIGPTLVTQYSFGAARSPRGRSATVMTMLGSGVILGQSLGAAVTGEVAESIGTSGALMLPVIAAAITFATGILNWFLSHGRPRSR; the protein is encoded by the coding sequence ATGACCAAGACACACATCGTCAGCCGGACGAACCTGCTCCGCGAAGCCGGTCTGGCGTACTTCATCGTCGCGTTCATCGCACGATTGCCCTTCGCGATGATGGTCGTCGGCGTCCTCACCGTCGCGGTCTCAGCACGAGGATCGCTGTCGCTCGGTGGGCTCACATCCGCAGCGGTCGGACTCGGCACGGCGTGCTTCGGGCCACTGCTCGGCGCGGCGGCCGACCGCTTCGGGCAGCGCGTCGTGCTGTTGACCCTCGCGATCGCCAACGCGACGACGCTCGTCGTCTTCACCGTCGTCGTCTACGGGGTCGCCGCTGATCCGTTCGTGCTGCTGGCGGCATTCGGCATCGGCGCCACCGCACCGCAGGTCGCCCCGATGTCGCGATCCCGTCTGGTCGCGATCATCGATGAGCGGATGCCGGAATCCGTTCGCGCCCGCACGCTCTCGGGAACCATGGCCTACGAGTCCGCCGCGGATGAGACCGTGTTCGTGTTCGGCCCGTTCCTCGTCGGGGTGCTTGCTTCCCTGATCGCGCCATGGGCGCCACTCGTCATCGCCGCAGCGCTCACGGTGCTCTTCGTCGGTGCATTCGCACTCCACCCCAGCGGCAGCCACATCTCCCGTGACCGTGATGCGGATGGGCGCGCGACGTCGAGAGCGGCCGAACTATTCCGAGCGGATCTGCTCGTCGTCGTCATCGGCATCCTCGGCGTCGGGATCTTCTTCGGCACGATGCTCACCTCATTGACCTCGTTCATGGCCGACCGCGGAGCACCGGAACAGGCGGGATTGCTCTACGGCGTCATGGGCGTGGGATCGGCGATTCTCGCGCTCGGCGTGGCCTGGTTGCCACCCCGGTTCTCCTTGCGTGCGCGCTGGCTGGTGTTCTCCGGAACACTCCTGCTCGGCTCGTTGCTGCTCGGCTTCGTCGACACGACGATCGGCATGACGGCGGCGTTGGCGATCATGGGCGTCGGCATCGGCCCGACGCTCGTGACCCAGTACAGTTTCGGTGCGGCGCGCAGCCCGCGCGGCCGATCCGCCACGGTCATGACGATGCTGGGTTCCGGCGTGATCCTCGGACAGTCGCTCGGCGCTGCTGTGACGGGCGAGGTCGCCGAGTCGATCGGCACGTCAGGGGCGCTGATGCTGCCGGTGATCGCCGCGGCGATCACCTTCGCCACGGGCATCCTGAACTGGTTCCTCAGCCATGGGCGGCCTCGCAGTCGATAG
- a CDS encoding alpha,alpha-trehalose-phosphate synthase (UDP-forming) encodes MTTADFVVVANRLPVDRVVSADGEETWRTSPGGLVAALEPVMKQVDGAWVGWAGQADLELEPFTANDIRLIPIKLSAQEVAEYYEGFANDTIWPLYHDVIAPPQFHREWWDAYVSVNRRFAEAAAAAVAEDGTVWVHDYQLQLVPEMVRALRPDVTIGYFHHIPFPMHGLYAQLPWRDQVLRGLLGADVVGFQRVQDATYFLAAVRRRLKYEVKSTTVAVPGENGDRTVISKAFPISIDTAPYLELAARPEVQARALEIRESLGNPKRILLGVDRLDYTKGIRHRIKAYGELLAAGRLNVEEVTLIQVASPSRERVDAYINLRDEIELAVSRINGDTDTMEHTAIRYLHQGYPREEMVALYLAADVMLVTALRDGMNLVAKEYVASRTDNRGVLVLSEFTGAADELRQAVRVNPHDIEDLKDAIMTAVEMTPGEQGKRMRSLRRRVLEHDVLAWSTSFLEALSAARSSRP; translated from the coding sequence ATGACCACCGCAGATTTCGTCGTCGTCGCGAACCGCCTTCCTGTCGACCGTGTGGTGAGCGCCGACGGTGAGGAGACGTGGCGAACGTCACCCGGTGGTCTCGTGGCGGCGCTCGAGCCCGTCATGAAGCAGGTCGACGGAGCATGGGTGGGATGGGCGGGGCAAGCGGATCTCGAACTCGAACCGTTCACCGCGAACGATATCCGGCTGATCCCGATCAAGTTGAGTGCTCAGGAGGTCGCCGAGTACTACGAAGGCTTCGCCAACGACACGATCTGGCCGCTTTATCACGATGTCATCGCACCGCCGCAGTTCCATCGCGAGTGGTGGGACGCATACGTCTCCGTCAACCGGCGGTTCGCCGAGGCTGCGGCTGCGGCGGTCGCGGAGGACGGCACGGTGTGGGTGCACGACTACCAGCTGCAGCTCGTGCCTGAGATGGTGCGCGCGCTCCGCCCCGACGTCACGATCGGCTACTTCCATCACATCCCGTTCCCCATGCATGGCCTGTATGCCCAGCTCCCATGGCGTGACCAGGTACTGCGGGGGCTGCTCGGCGCCGATGTGGTCGGATTCCAGCGCGTTCAGGACGCGACGTACTTCCTGGCTGCGGTGCGTCGGCGACTGAAGTACGAGGTGAAATCCACGACGGTCGCGGTGCCTGGTGAGAATGGCGACCGCACTGTCATCTCGAAGGCGTTCCCGATCTCGATCGATACTGCGCCGTATCTCGAGCTCGCTGCCAGGCCAGAGGTCCAGGCGCGCGCGCTCGAGATCCGCGAGAGCCTGGGAAATCCGAAGCGCATTCTGCTCGGTGTCGACCGCCTCGACTACACCAAGGGCATCCGGCATCGGATCAAGGCCTACGGCGAGCTTCTCGCTGCGGGGCGGTTGAACGTCGAGGAGGTCACCCTCATCCAGGTGGCGAGTCCGAGCCGCGAGCGCGTGGATGCGTACATCAACCTGCGTGACGAGATCGAACTCGCCGTCAGCCGGATCAACGGCGATACCGACACCATGGAGCACACGGCGATCCGCTACCTGCACCAGGGCTATCCCCGCGAAGAGATGGTCGCCCTCTATCTCGCGGCCGATGTGATGCTGGTCACCGCCCTCCGCGACGGTATGAATCTCGTCGCCAAGGAGTATGTCGCGTCGCGCACGGACAATCGTGGTGTGCTCGTGCTGAGCGAATTCACCGGTGCTGCGGATGAACTGCGGCAGGCCGTTCGGGTCAACCCGCACGACATCGAGGATCTGAAGGACGCGATCATGACGGCGGTCGAGATGACGCCAGGGGAGCAGGGCAAGCGGATGCGTTCGCTGCGCCGCCGCGTTCTCGAGCATGACGTCCTCGCATGGTCGACCTCGTTCCTGGAGGCGCTGTCCGCCGCCCGTTCCTCGCGACCGTGA
- a CDS encoding acetyl-CoA C-acetyltransferase, which produces MTDIVIVAAARTPQGRLKGQLASFTAPQLGAFAIKGALAQAAIDPSAIDAVIVGQVLAAGSGQNAARQAAIGAGIGWDVPAHSVNKVCLSGLTAIIDAARMIRTGDATTVVAAGMESMTRAPHMLMGSRDGWTYGSVEVLDHMAFDGLTDAYDKESMGASTERHNERYELTREAQDAVAAASHQRAAAATDAGVFDAEIVHVEVPQRKGDPILVTKDEGIRPDTTVETLGKLRAAFAEGGSITAGNSSQISDGASAVVVTTRENAEAQGWPVLVTVGASGQTAGPDNSLQAQPARAIERALEKQGLTAADLDLVEINEAFGAVVARSTTELGISDEVVNIHGGGIAIGHPIGASGNRLVVHMAHELARRGTGTAAVGLCGGGGQGEALILTR; this is translated from the coding sequence ATGACCGACATCGTCATCGTCGCAGCGGCCCGTACCCCGCAGGGGCGGCTCAAGGGGCAGCTGGCATCGTTCACTGCGCCGCAGCTCGGAGCGTTCGCGATCAAGGGCGCACTGGCTCAGGCCGCGATAGACCCATCGGCGATCGACGCCGTGATCGTCGGACAGGTGCTCGCCGCCGGCTCCGGTCAGAATGCCGCGCGCCAGGCCGCCATCGGCGCCGGCATCGGGTGGGACGTTCCTGCGCACTCGGTCAACAAGGTCTGCCTGTCTGGACTGACGGCCATCATCGACGCCGCGCGCATGATCCGCACCGGCGATGCCACGACCGTCGTGGCTGCGGGCATGGAGTCGATGACGCGCGCGCCGCACATGCTCATGGGCTCACGCGACGGCTGGACGTACGGCAGCGTCGAGGTGCTCGACCACATGGCCTTCGACGGGCTGACCGACGCCTACGACAAGGAGAGCATGGGCGCGTCGACCGAGCGTCACAACGAGCGCTATGAGCTCACGCGCGAGGCGCAGGACGCCGTCGCTGCTGCCTCGCATCAGCGTGCGGCCGCGGCAACCGACGCTGGGGTGTTCGACGCAGAGATCGTGCACGTCGAGGTTCCGCAGCGCAAGGGCGATCCGATCCTCGTGACGAAGGACGAGGGCATCCGGCCGGACACCACCGTCGAGACGCTCGGAAAGCTGCGGGCGGCGTTCGCCGAGGGAGGCTCGATCACCGCCGGCAACTCCTCGCAGATCTCCGATGGCGCTTCGGCCGTCGTCGTGACCACACGTGAGAACGCCGAGGCGCAGGGGTGGCCGGTGCTGGTGACCGTTGGCGCAAGCGGTCAGACAGCTGGGCCGGACAACTCGCTGCAGGCGCAGCCGGCTCGTGCGATCGAGCGCGCACTCGAGAAGCAGGGCCTCACCGCGGCCGATCTCGATCTCGTGGAGATCAACGAGGCATTCGGCGCCGTGGTCGCGCGCTCCACGACCGAGCTGGGGATATCCGACGAGGTCGTGAACATCCACGGCGGCGGTATCGCCATCGGGCATCCGATCGGGGCGTCCGGCAACCGGCTCGTCGTGCATATGGCCCACGAACTCGCACGCCGTGGCACCGGCACTGCTGCTGTCGGTCTGTGCGGCGGCGGCGGCCAGGGCGAGGCACTGATCCTCACACGCTGA
- a CDS encoding acetolactate synthase large subunit, whose protein sequence is MTADSVSAVPRPPSPKSTAPEITGAEAVVRALGLLGVTDVFGIPGGTIMPVYDPLLDDDTVRHILVRHEQGAGHAAEGYAAASGRTGVAIATSGPGATNLVTAIADAYMDSVPLVAITGQVFSHLMGTDAFQEADIVGITMPVTKHSFLVKEPSEIPGALAAAFEIASTGRPGPVLVDITKDAQQKSAPFVWPPKVDLPGYRPVTKAHGKQIQAAAALLADAKKPVLYVGGGVVRGRAAAELLALAESTNAPVVTTLMARGVFPDSHRQHLGMPGMHGTVPAVLALQESDLIVALGARFDDRVTGKAADFAPNAKVVHVDIDPAEISKIRNADVPIVGDVRDVLIDLDAAFRGVVGSTKPDIAEWWSYLDGLLEEFPLGYSPTEDGLLAPQHVIQRIGELTGPEGIYVAGVGQHQMWAAQFIKYERPNAWLNSGGAGTMGYSVPAAMGAKVAEPDRVVWSIDGDGCFQMTNQELATCAINNIPIKVAIINNSSLGMVRQWQTLFYDGRHSNTDLNTGHGTVRIPDFVKLAEAYGCLAIRVEKEEDVDAAIKLALETNDRPVVIDFVVSADAMVWPMVPQGVSNSYVQYARDHAPTFDEEV, encoded by the coding sequence ATGACTGCTGATTCTGTTTCGGCCGTTCCACGGCCGCCGTCCCCCAAATCCACTGCGCCCGAGATCACGGGTGCAGAGGCCGTGGTCCGTGCCCTCGGACTTCTCGGTGTGACCGATGTGTTCGGCATCCCCGGCGGGACGATCATGCCCGTGTACGACCCGCTGCTCGACGACGACACCGTCCGGCACATCCTCGTCCGACACGAACAGGGTGCCGGTCACGCGGCGGAGGGGTACGCGGCTGCGAGCGGCCGCACCGGCGTCGCGATCGCGACTTCGGGCCCCGGCGCGACCAACCTCGTGACGGCGATCGCCGATGCCTATATGGATTCGGTGCCGCTCGTCGCCATCACCGGGCAGGTATTCAGCCATCTGATGGGAACGGATGCGTTCCAGGAGGCCGACATCGTCGGCATCACCATGCCGGTCACGAAGCACTCGTTCCTCGTGAAGGAGCCCTCGGAGATCCCGGGTGCCCTCGCCGCGGCATTCGAGATCGCCTCGACGGGCCGTCCCGGTCCCGTGCTCGTTGACATCACCAAGGACGCGCAGCAGAAGTCGGCACCGTTCGTCTGGCCGCCCAAGGTCGACCTGCCCGGTTATCGTCCGGTGACCAAGGCGCACGGCAAGCAGATCCAAGCCGCTGCCGCCTTGCTCGCAGACGCGAAGAAGCCGGTGCTGTACGTCGGCGGTGGCGTGGTCCGCGGTCGTGCCGCTGCAGAGCTTCTGGCCCTCGCCGAGTCGACCAACGCACCGGTGGTGACGACGTTGATGGCACGTGGGGTGTTCCCCGACTCGCATCGGCAGCACCTCGGCATGCCGGGTATGCACGGCACGGTTCCGGCCGTGCTCGCCCTGCAGGAGTCCGATCTCATCGTGGCGCTCGGTGCACGATTCGATGACCGGGTCACGGGGAAGGCAGCAGACTTCGCCCCCAACGCGAAGGTCGTGCATGTCGACATCGACCCAGCGGAGATCTCGAAGATCCGCAACGCCGATGTGCCGATCGTCGGTGACGTGCGCGACGTGCTGATCGATCTGGATGCCGCCTTCCGCGGAGTCGTCGGCAGTACGAAGCCTGACATCGCCGAGTGGTGGTCGTATCTCGACGGGCTGCTTGAGGAGTTCCCGCTCGGTTACTCGCCGACAGAAGACGGCCTGCTCGCCCCGCAGCACGTGATCCAGCGGATCGGTGAGCTCACCGGCCCGGAGGGAATCTACGTCGCCGGCGTCGGGCAGCACCAGATGTGGGCCGCGCAGTTCATCAAGTACGAGCGACCCAACGCATGGTTGAACTCCGGTGGCGCCGGCACCATGGGCTACTCGGTTCCTGCTGCGATGGGCGCCAAAGTCGCAGAACCCGACCGGGTCGTATGGTCGATCGACGGCGACGGATGTTTCCAGATGACCAATCAGGAGCTCGCCACCTGCGCGATCAACAACATCCCGATCAAGGTCGCGATCATCAACAACTCCTCTCTGGGCATGGTGCGCCAGTGGCAGACCCTGTTCTACGACGGACGTCACTCGAACACCGACCTGAACACCGGGCACGGCACCGTCCGCATCCCCGACTTCGTCAAGCTCGCCGAGGCCTACGGCTGCCTCGCGATCCGGGTGGAGAAGGAAGAGGACGTGGATGCCGCGATCAAACTGGCGTTGGAGACCAACGACCGACCGGTCGTGATCGACTTCGTCGTCTCGGCGGACGCCATGGTGTGGCCGATGGTGCCGCAGGGCGTCAGCAACAGTTACGTCCAGTACGCGCGCGATCATGCGCCCACGTTCGATGAGGAGGTCTGA
- the otsB gene encoding trehalose-phosphatase — MTRTWNPGSADDALKAIAATERLVVALDFDGTASPLIAEPMAARALPEVKTQLDRLAALPDTFIAYVSGRSMHDLQEITEHTADSLVALAGSHGAQYWFPGVGDADAPGVETEEGAREALWAAAQPIVDRYENVRLEPKTFGMGIHTRQATPEVEAAAFAEIDALVAERFPHWRRRAGHRVLEFSSRAEGKDAAMSALREHFDATGILFAGDDVTDEDAMRALQPGDLGVRVGPGESAADLRVENPQQMAALLEALVAERAAGRE, encoded by the coding sequence GTGACCCGCACCTGGAATCCTGGATCCGCTGACGACGCATTGAAGGCCATCGCCGCTACTGAGCGTCTGGTCGTCGCATTGGATTTCGACGGCACCGCTTCACCCCTCATCGCGGAGCCGATGGCCGCGCGGGCCCTGCCGGAGGTGAAGACGCAGCTCGACCGTCTCGCCGCGCTTCCCGACACGTTCATCGCCTACGTGTCCGGTCGCAGCATGCACGACTTGCAGGAGATCACAGAGCACACGGCAGACTCGCTCGTCGCTCTCGCCGGATCTCACGGTGCGCAGTACTGGTTCCCCGGGGTCGGGGACGCGGACGCGCCCGGGGTCGAGACCGAAGAAGGCGCGCGAGAGGCGCTCTGGGCTGCCGCGCAGCCGATCGTGGATCGCTACGAGAACGTCCGGCTCGAGCCCAAGACCTTCGGGATGGGTATCCACACCCGGCAGGCGACGCCGGAGGTCGAGGCCGCTGCCTTCGCTGAGATCGATGCGCTGGTCGCCGAGCGCTTCCCGCACTGGCGTCGCCGGGCGGGGCACCGCGTGCTGGAGTTCTCCTCGCGAGCCGAGGGCAAAGATGCTGCCATGAGCGCCCTGCGCGAGCACTTCGATGCCACCGGCATCCTGTTCGCCGGCGACGATGTCACCGATGAGGACGCCATGCGCGCGCTGCAGCCCGGAGATCTCGGCGTGCGCGTCGGTCCGGGGGAGAGCGCCGCCGACCTGCGTGTGGAGAACCCACAACAGATGGCCGCGCTTCTGGAGGCACTCGTGGCCGAGCGCGCTGCCGGACGGGAATAG